The genomic stretch tgctaaataagaaaggtttaactatttatacttaagctttttatgcaaaatgttgaccaacaagctccacttatatatcagccttgcatactccttggtgtcatttatttctggtttatgacgggtaagtctagctgagtacattctcgtactcagggtttattcccacttgttgcaggttgtgatgtatcatagctactgcaagatttggatgactcctgctttagggaaggagtaagatcatgggcatgatccttcctacttacctcatctatgatgcttttgttggaatggaccatggtactggcatgtatttgaaataaaagtgatactggtttcaaattactttgcttccgctattgtaaacttgagttgtaataatcttatcgaactccgatatacttgaactacttgtgaaatgcatGTAatgtgtgacttgttatgttgaatcactacgatcttggcttgtatgttggttggtttgaaatccctcgtgattttcttggactaccggagttatatgggctcaagtatgataaattgatcgcttcggtgattgtttttgtacttgtgctcttataatttggacggttccgtgacaCCTGATTCTTTGGAGGCCCCTCCCACCTTAAGCCTtttggccatcgagggctgggcctgctcgagcgtccgcttcaacctgaggagaGAGGAATGGGCATGAGAGAGGCCATAACGTCGTAGACATAGGAAGACGTGACTCATAACGTCGAAAACCTtaacccacagggagaacggcccgcctgccggtacctcgaccggcaggcctcgaaccaccccgcgtcaaggctccagGCACCTCATGAGCGGGCGCAGGCCTCGGCTCGGCATCTCCCACCTGGCGAGCGCCAGGGCTGGCACTCCTGCGACTTACTTCCCCCTTGCCGGAGGCTGCGGCACGGCCATGGGTCAACGGTCCCATCGCTAGGGGCTTAACCCGGTCACCTGCATTTGACGCAGGGGGAGGTTCGGGGCGCGGGACGGACCGACCTCGCgcaggcgcgggaggggtatcaGCACGGGAGCGGCGAGAGGACGAATCTCTCTATTGCCTCTCTAGAGATCCGCTTGGTCCCTCCTTTGGGGCTCCCATTCGCGGGACGTCGACGTCGGTCCGaggtggaccctcgaggatcctatCGAGGcgggacgccatcccctcggagtcgtcgctgtcgtcatcaCCATCGCTGCCATCGTCCTCATcgggggactcttcctcaggctcccccctctgtctGGACTTCGCTCGGCGCGTCTGCAGCGCTTGgcgctcgagattcttcttcttctcctttttcttttttaagtcCAATACGGACTTCTGCTTTTCTGCGGACTCTCGCCGCTTGTCACGATCGAGCTCATCCTCCTTTACTagaggcctcgaggatcgaacATCGATCGGTCCCTGCGCAAGCAAAGATAAGCTTTAAGAAGAATCGAAGAAAATCTAGAATCAAAACCATAAGCGATAAAGGAacttaccaggtcgatcgacccccgatcgggcctcatagggaagccgttgacatgtttGGGCTGGAAATCGCCTGCGAGAGCCGCCCTAACCCTGGCGACGACCTCATCGTCTGTGGGTGCCTCGTTAGACATCCGACAAGCCTCGAGATCCCAGGACGAAACGCCGagacccatctcatccatcctcaacggccgagacatcaatgggagaatcctccgatgatggacggcggagaggacgagagcggctgtCAGACCTTCCTCACGTAGCTTCTTCAGGGCACCGAGGAGGGGGTCAAGCCACGACTGGTGAGCTTGGATGACGCCATACTTCCAGTGCTCGGAgcgctccgagatcagacgCCCAGTGTAGGCCGAGAGGAGGTCCTCGTCGTTTTGCAAATAAAACCtttgggagtcccatccggcgtggttcgacgtcaaccccaccgggatgtactcacgcggcctctccgacttgccggtcttgagcaccaggttgaggcacccagcTCAAACTGGTTTCCTCACCCCAGCACTTCCaccgggggcgttgaagagctcgccacGGTACAGTTGAAGCCACaaatcccagtggggcatcatccccaagtagccctcacacaccgcggcgaagaccacCGCGGCGGTGAACGCGTTtggggaaaaatgctggagctccaccccgtagtggtggcagagcacccgcatgaagcgactcggaggagcgcccaAGCCGTGGCGGTGGTATTTGGCGAAGGAGgccacatagcccttgggcggccttggctcccggtggtccgccgccggcgtAATCCACTCCGGCCGCATCGATGAAGTGCGGGGGGCGCAGGAGTCCttccttctcaagctccaacagccggtgctccatcatcgacgacgggcgccagtcatcagcGACaatgagtctcacaggcattctCAGGTTGGAGAAGGGCGACCTCACAACTGCTCGAGGGTGTGCGCGTGAGAAATGGCAAGGGGCGAGAATGGgggcagaaggcggaaggagcgACGGCAACGAGATCATGGGGCATTTATAGATGGCAGCCCACCAACGGTAAGATCCGATAAGCACGGTAACtcctcccataaatgcgccgtctaatggtctgttgatgcaaaaactaatctgcaaacacaaagggctaatacccgatccaaacgttaaggcgtgccagccgatttgaccttactatcggcaaaggtgataactcgaatactttagtcctgacaacagcgatgcgcccggatgtcacggctaagaggtactcacgcggaacttgaggatacgccgagcttgagtcgacgaattcctaagaactcgtaaaaagaaaacgtatgacgaagtcgtcgaaaagtaaatgctggaatatgagtaaaacgtgtgtttgattgattgatagatgtcctgattacaaggtcctagggcttatatttataccctgctcaaagagctacgaccagacacgattagaattcgaattccaaattacacggaacccgtatacaaaacgatgcgaataactaaggaaataataaaatcatccttcgtgacaaaccgaaactcctccacatgacaactggcagcttctggactcctccttcgcgtcatcggcaatccccttgccatagtcatcggcagacccttttacttggtcatcggcaccatattactgcctgaggacttagtcacactcAACctttccttcatcggcaaccatccttaccagcaacccgcatcgtactgccaccctatcctgccatcctggacacgtgcccaaaaatggtgtcaacacatgccc from Sorghum bicolor cultivar BTx623 chromosome 3, Sorghum_bicolor_NCBIv3, whole genome shotgun sequence encodes the following:
- the LOC110433690 gene encoding uncharacterized protein LOC110433690, whose amino-acid sequence is MPHWDLWLQLYRGELFNAPGGSAGGPIDVRSSRPLVKEDELDRDKRRESAEKQKSVLDLKKKKEKKKNLERQALQTRRAKSRQRGEPEEESPDEDDGSDGDDDSDDSEGMASRLDRILEGPPRTDVDVPRMGAPKEGPSGSLERQ